One Candidatus Nitronauta litoralis genomic window, TAAAAGAGAATGTTGCCCGTCGACATAAGGTGTTACCGATTGCAATTAAAAATGGACGGTTGCAACTTGCCATGGCCAACCCACTGAACTTGTTTGCGATTGACCAAGTCACCATCCAGGCCGGTATGGAAGTCGACGTGATGATCACGTCGGAGGCGGATATTGATAAAGGCATCCAGGAATATTACGGGGTCGCGGCCTCCATTCAAGCCGCCGTGAAAAGTCTGGGACTAGCCGACATGAGACGGGAACAGGCAAAGGCCGCCGTTAAAGCGGGTCCCACCACTTTACCCGGGCAGGATGCCGAAGCCCCGGTCGCGCGCCTGGTTGAAGTGATCATTCGACAGGCTCTGGACGATAATGCGAGTGATATCCATATTGAACCCGGTGAGAATGCTTTGCGCATCCGATATCGCATTGACGGTGTTCTCTTTGAAGCGACCAATCCGCCAAAAAGTGTTGAGTCCGCCTTGATCTCACGCGTGAAGGTCATGGCCAATATGGATATTGCCGAAACCCGGGCCCCGCAGGACGGTGGTTTTTCAATGAAGGTCGGCGGCAAGGAAATCGAGATGAGAGTCTCCGCCTGCCCGACTATCTGGGGTGAAAATGTAGTCCTGCGTATACTCGATCGCAGTAAACTTTTACTTCAGCTGGATGATCTTGGGTTGGTGAACCGGGGTCGCGAAAAATTCCAGGCTATGCTGAAAAACCCATTCGGGGTCATCCTGGTCACAGGACCAACCGGTAGCGGCAAAACCACAACACTTTACGCAGCGTTGACCCAACTCAATAAACCAAACGTTAACATCAAAACCATTGAAGACCCGGTGGAATACCGTCTCGATGGTATTCGTCAGACTCAGGTCAACCCCAAGGCCAATATCACCTTTGCTACAGGACTACGGTCCCTGATGCGCCAGGATCCGGACATCATGATGGTCGGTGAAATCCGGGATCAGGAAACTTCCGAAATTGCAATTCAGGCCGCACTAACGGGTCATCTTGTGTTCAGTACCCTGCACACCAATGATGCCCCGGGAGCCTTGTCGCGCCTTGGGGATCTTGGGATCGAACCTTTTCTCCTGGCTTCTTCCCTCACCGGTGTACTGGCGCAAAGGCTGGTCCGGAAAATTTGCAAACATTGCAAGGAAAGTTATGAAGTCAGCCCGGAAGACCTGCCTCGCCTGAATTTGGATGCACCTCCTGAGAAACCATTGATTCTTTATAGAGGACAAGGCTGTCGGGCTTGTCGAAAAAGTGGATACAGTGGCCGTATTGGAATTTTTGAAGTTCTGCAGGTAACGGATGCAATGCGGGAATTGATTCTGGAAAAAGCACCGCCAATGAAAATAAGGGAAAAGGCAATTGAGACACAACAGATGGAAACCCTGAGAGATGACGGAT contains:
- the cpaF gene encoding Flp pilus assembly complex ATPase component, whose product is MAIREKLKLGDVLIKAGAITEKQLMEALSEQKKTGIQLGKILLQKRYLTEDELLESLSKQLGVPIVDLQDVNAGQDALSKVKENVARRHKVLPIAIKNGRLQLAMANPLNLFAIDQVTIQAGMEVDVMITSEADIDKGIQEYYGVAASIQAAVKSLGLADMRREQAKAAVKAGPTTLPGQDAEAPVARLVEVIIRQALDDNASDIHIEPGENALRIRYRIDGVLFEATNPPKSVESALISRVKVMANMDIAETRAPQDGGFSMKVGGKEIEMRVSACPTIWGENVVLRILDRSKLLLQLDDLGLVNRGREKFQAMLKNPFGVILVTGPTGSGKTTTLYAALTQLNKPNVNIKTIEDPVEYRLDGIRQTQVNPKANITFATGLRSLMRQDPDIMMVGEIRDQETSEIAIQAALTGHLVFSTLHTNDAPGALSRLGDLGIEPFLLASSLTGVLAQRLVRKICKHCKESYEVSPEDLPRLNLDAPPEKPLILYRGQGCRACRKSGYSGRIGIFEVLQVTDAMRELILEKAPPMKIREKAIETQQMETLRDDGLSKVLSGITTLEELDRVTFID